In Babesia microti strain RI chromosome IV, complete genome, the sequence TAGTAATGTTAagcatatatatgtgtgCATGGTATGAGTACTagtaaaatttcaaatataaaatgcatagattatatttatttatatatgagattaaataattgtatcgTATTGTTTATAGCTATTTGTGTTAATTTGGATTGGGATAAGTATGTGGTTGATTAGTTTTATAGGGTGTGTTTATTGTTGAGGATGAGTATGAACATATTCAGACTCACAGGAGATATGCTCCATTTGTTGAGCATCTTCTTGCTACTGGCTAAACTACACACCTCCAAAAATTGCCTAGGGATTTCATGTAAAATGCAGGAATTGTATCTGATTGTATTTGTCTCAAGGTATGCAGTTTTACTGTTATCTcgttttttaattatttatttgttccACACTTATATGCAAAATTAGTCACagtattataatatatttaagtaTCCATAAtgttatacaatatttatatatataagcTTTGCTAACATAGATACCTCGACCTATTTCTATACTTCATAAGCTATTATAACACGATTATGAAGATAATATTCATCATGACTACAGCATATTCAATCTATGTAATAAGGGTTAAACCACCTGTGGCTCAAACATACTGCAGAAGACTAGACAAGTTTCCTTATGAAAAGTATCTCATCGGCCCCTGCTTTGTAATAGCCATAATTACCACCTCATCATACCATATAACAGACATAATGTGGACTTTTTCTATATGGTTAGAGTCTGTAGCCATTATACCTCAACTGGTTATGTTATATCAGCAAAGGGAGGTTGAGAATATTACATCACACTATGTAGCCGCCATGGGTATGTACCGTGCATTTTATATCCTGAATTGGATATATCGTTATATTAGTGAAACTCCACCCTATGTAAACGTAGTGGGTTGGATTGGCGGTTTCATACAAACTGCTCTTTATATCGACTTCTTTTACTTCTTCGCAAAATCCAAATGGTACGGTAAAAGACTTGTTTTACCCTATAACGGCACAGTTTAATAGCTTTCAATACATCAATTGTGTAGATGGACCTGTGCAACACGATTgtaaattaacaattttaatttattagcCGTACTTGGCCCtactaaataaatagttgtagttatttatttgtgcTATAATTACAATGGTTATTTTGAACACGTAAAACTAGTATACCGAAAATTAGGTTACATATCCCTGCCATAATCTCACAGATAATAAACACACTGGCTAATGTTCCAAGTTAATCTCACAAATTGGTTTAGCCTTCAACGGGCGTTTTGCAAATCTGGAACTATTTTAGTTGAGTATGTACCTGCAAATTTTGCACATTATCAGCGATTTATCCGTACAATAAACTGTCAAACATGATGAACAGAGGTATCCAATTTCAATTGTATTGTTATGGCAATAACAAACGgctgaatttgatatttgaGTTAGTGAAGGGGGGGATAATATGTTTTTACTGTCGTTAGAAGCGAGGAACCAAAAAAGTAGTGTCTGAAATAACGCATATTCAATGTTTATTGAGTCATTCCCATACATATCCATTAAGCGCAAAAATGTCCCTTTAGTAATATCGCTCAGCTGTTCCAATAGTTTCTAGgttaatttaattaactACCGAGTGCGATTTACCTAGGGTTAGTGTATTAATTGGTATTTTCTGAATGACATGTAATTTACCATGTTTAAAGCTGAGAACCCTATGTTAAGTAAGGGTATATGTTGTTTTAGGTACATATCATTGGTGGAGTAGTCAAGTAATAAGATTTCCCGTGACAAATTTTCCTTATGGCCAATACGATTTAGGTCTAATTGAAGTTAAGCTTACAACATAATGCAATATACATACTTGAAGATAAAGTGGGCTGAGGATTTGCATCA encodes:
- a CDS encoding transcription initiation factor TFIIH subunit H3 (overlaps_old_locusTagID:BBM_III06635) → MSMYKSSLVLVIDANKRSWSNDGVSDNKLTFIQFVSSLKRFIRAYHCMSSGRTLYIIATNTIYCKIIFHGLTDSTLIPTTTNSNTTSMDSTLDSMEESLLKFISEDLPDANPQPTLSSNLNRIGHKENLSREILLLDYSTNDMYLKQHIPLLNIGFSALNMKIPINTLTLGKSHSKLLEQLSDITKGTFLRLMDMYGNDSINIEYALFQTLLFWFLASNDSKNILSPPSLTQISNSAVCYCHNNTIEIGYLCSSCLTVYCTDKSLIMCKICSSRFAKRPLKAKPICEINLEH
- a CDS encoding ER lumen protein retaining receptor (overlaps_old_locusTagID:BBM_III06630), translated to MSMNIFRLTGDMLHLLSIFLLLAKLHTSKNCLGISCKMQELYLIVFVSRYLDLFLYFISYYNTIMKIIFIMTTAYSIYVIRVKPPVAQTYCRRLDKFPYEKYLIGPCFVIAIITTSSYHITDIMWTFSIWLESVAIIPQLVMLYQQREVENITSHYVAAMGMYRAFYILNWIYRYISETPPYVNVVGWIGGFIQTALYIDFFYFFAKSKWYGKRLVLPYNGTV